Part of the Brachyhypopomus gauderio isolate BG-103 chromosome 17, BGAUD_0.2, whole genome shotgun sequence genome, ACTGCTGTTCTACTACCAGTCCAAATCCTTCTGTTCCTTGTGTCTCCTCACCTCCTCTGCGTGTTTCTCCTGTAAGACAGAGAAGAAAAATCCAATCATGATCTGGCCACAATAGCGCACGCAAACATAAACCACATTCGCATTATTAATAACAATCGCTGGCCATTACAGGCTTGCAAGTATCGCCATAAAATCTCTCCTGCAGCTATTCGATACGATAGCATTGTTAGTATTTGTCGGTGAAAGCTAACATTAAAGCTGATGACACGCAGCATTAACGTGTGCTAGTCTCTTTAAAGTAGCAGAAGAAGCATCACCTTCTCCTGCAGACGGTCCAGCATGGCGGCGATGTGAGCTTCTCTGTTCTCTTTGTTGATCTCCATTCGCTGTTCCAGCTTCTCTCTGGCCGTCTTGATGAAGTTGTTGTGCTCTTCCAGGGCTTTCTGGGCCACACCACGCTCGTGCTCCCTCTTCTCGGCGAGGAACTTCCTGAGCTCGGCCTCCTGGACCTGGGCGTGGCGGGCGGACACGGCAGGAAACGTTAGCGGTAATGCACGGCGCCTTTGCGTTGTCCTGGACGCACATGAATGGGTCTGCTCGTGGGAAGAGGCCTcaccttcctcctctcctccgctGCCTCTAGTTTCTTCTGAATCTCCTCCAGGGAGGGGTCTCGGCGGGGAGGGATGGTGGGGTGAAACTCGCGCTGCCCGTCGAACGAGGGGGGTCTCAGGATGACCTCGAAGGCTTGACCCGACGAGCGCTTGTTGAGCTCGATCACCTCCATGTCTTTGATGATGCACAGATTCAGGTCCACCACTCCTGCTCGGATCAGACGGGAAATAAGAGACAGAAGCCATTAGGTGAACAGAGGTAAACAAGTAAACAACTGCTCTAAACAGCCtatacaacttttaaccccacTTGGGCAAATGACAGGATTGATACAAAAATGGGAGACTGTGAACTTTAACCTTTAACCCACTCTGAGTCTAGGTAccttgtggtgtttttttggtTGGTTTGTCTTTAGGATCTGGTAGGATGCAGGAACAGAGAAGAGACACTAGGGGGAGCTCCCTCATCTTCTCTTTGTAGGCTGCATGGGGAAATGGCAGAGCTATTTCAGCCATCCACTCCAATGCCATGTGCTCACAGATTTTacaaacacccacccaacccccaactccgcccccccaacacacacacacacacacacacacacacacacacacgcacacatacacacctgcaagagtcatttttctttgttttctggTCACGTATGCAGGCTTTGGTGTGTCAGTCTTTACTGATTCTGTTGGAAAATAAAAAGATTAAAAATCAATACATCATTAAAAATCAGTTCTTCAGTGAATATGTTTGCTGGTGTCCAACAACTTCAGTGAATGAATAcataataaatacaataaatacataaatgtcCAGGCAATCAGTGACACTGGCTTAAatccctcactcactcatcatGTTAATGCCTCAGACCCATTAAATATGAATCATGCCCACATGTTCTGTCTCTTCAAACCTCAAGAAAGTCTCGTCAAAAACACAGACGCCACATGTGAAAACGTTTATCAGCTGCAGTGGTTAATGAATCAGTGTACTGTAGGTGATAGTTCCTGAAGCGTATTACTCATTCAAaagaaactctctctctctacctctctctgccCATGctagtttctctctctttctctccttcccacGCACTCTCGTTTACTCTCTCAGCGCTGCCCTCTCTCATTGTCCCCGTTCACGATCTTACCACACActtcagacccccccccccacacacacacctttgtccACACACCCCAGTAGCAGTGTGTAGGCTTTAATTTGGTATGTAATGTCAAACACTGTTTGCATCAACTTCATCTCACTGAAGACATATACAATATACAAATTCTGACTAAATCCAGTATTTATGGTACTGCTAATTATTCTAGTGTATCATTTTATGCATAATTTTATTGCCTGTTTATTTACTGTTACATTTTACATGTTACTGTTATTTGTTTAAAGTTTATTCAATTTAGAGCctgtcatatttttttgttccTTTTCCTCCCAATAATGTTAGTGACTGTTAAAATACTGTAATTTTGGAAAGCAGACAGTTTTTTACAGACACTGTTTAATGTTCCTTCGTTTGCTGTCTGGGCGGTTTCTCTGGCCGTGTTGAAGAGCGGCATGACGTCAGGGGGCCTCACATGACCTAACCCTGGCCATCGTGCCCTCAGAAGGTGCCCTCGTCCTTCCTATGGTGCCCTCAGTGGCATCTCACGTCATGCTACACCATATACTGCAATCTCACGTCATGCTACACCATATACTGCAATCTCACGTCATGCTACAACAACAGTTTCTGAGAAAACAGTCCACTTCCCTTCAAATCTACCAAAATACCTAAaatatttatgcatttttttattttcacatCATAAAAAATTATGCTGTGCAAAACGTGATCCCTGATACAGTGTTGCTGAAGTGTATAAGGAACTCTAGACAAACTCTGATGCATCCTTCACGTCCCTGTCTGTGTTGAGTTGGTTTTCCTCTAAACTGGTAAACATACGTCTCATCTCCAGACGCTTTCTTTAAGAACTCTGAGAACTTTCATTCAGCAATGCCTGTGCACGCTTCTGCACTGCAAAACAACCCTTAAATTATTACATTTGGTGAGTCTGCCAAAATCCACGCTACAAACTGTTGAAGCACACACTCCATAAGCCTCTCCGCCTATACGCTTCCGTTTATTTCTTGATAAGCCACAAGAAGAACAGATGAGGTGTAGAGACTCACCGTCAGCTGGGTGCTGTGGTGCAGCGTGTGTGTCTCCTCCACTCCGACCCTCCGACCGACTGCTGGTGTTTGCCAGCATCAGCACCACTGCCTCCGCCACTTACTGCATGACATCACTTTTCTCTCCTCTGATTGGTGGAGAGGGATGCAGGCTCCTGATGGGCTGGAATCCTTCGGAGTGcagatgggggtggagggggaggttaACCCTTTGTTAGCAGAGCTGATGTTTTATTCCAAATGTTGGAGATGATGATACTTTTGCAGCAGAACGCACAATTTCTGCAGGAAAATAAAAGTATtaagaaaatataaaaatattattatatatataatataataatatatattattacgAAAATATTAAGAGCTTTTTTCCCAGTCGACAGACCTGGTCTACAACTTGAACAGAGGAAAGTAAAAGATGATTGAACCTGTCCTAACCGAACGGTAATACTCTGCTTACTGCTTTGTTGCAGTGAAAACTGTGTGTTCTACGGAAGGTTTTAACAGGTTACAGACTTCTCCAAGATTCATTCACTAAGTTCTGAAACATGCACGGCTAAAACTGGTTCTGACTGACTGAGTTGTCTGAAATGTCAGATCTAAAAATGGTGGAGGGGACGGGCTGGTGTCTCATCCTCTCACTCTGCTCCGTCTCTCCTCAAAGCCTGGTGACTCGTACGTGGTTGCCTTGCCAACAGGCCAGGGCTGCCAGCAACCCATCTGGTCCCCCGCGTCTCTGCCAACTCCACAAATCGGCCGTTTGCATTTGGGAGTCAGAGCGAGATAAACTGGTAGCACGGGGTACGGACGCCACGCTGGCCCTCGTCTTTGCCCTGCAGAATCGGGAGGTTTGGTGAATAAACGCACAGCGCTGGCTCATTTGGAAGAAAGGCATCACAGTGAGGATGAAATGTGGACTGTGGTGAGGGGAAGACGGGTTGGTCTGGGGTCCACGGGCCTACTTCAACACATCTCCACACCGTGAGAGCCCAGTTGAATCCCCAGTCCTCCCAGGAAGGAGGCAGGGAGCcctgtggtgctggggggggggggggggggggggtgtcacccTACGTAGAGCTAGAGAGGGACAGAGTGTCCTCCACCAGAACAGTGTAGCACTGTAACGATGACCAAGTACCTGTAACCGTTTAATGACGTAACCCTGTAATGGCGTAACACTGACCAGGAAATACCTGTAACCCTGTAATGGCGTAACACTGACCAGAAAATACCTGTGACCTCATAATGCTGTAACGTCCATAAATCAGGTATCTCGTATCTTTCATTTATATCTTTCTCACAGCTTTCTTTCAAATCTATCCAATCATCCCTAGAGGTTATAGGTACTATAGGAACATTTCTCAAATGGAACATTTATTCTGATGTGCATAAGAATAGGCCCTTAATTCAAGCACCCCTCCCAAGTAGCTACAGTAGCGCTTACAGCAGCGCTGATGTGGAGAAGCacagcaacaacacacacacacacacacacacacacacacacacacactcacacacacacacacacacacacacacacacacacacacactcacacacacacacacacacacacacacacacacacacacaggagaagcacagcaacaacacacacacacacactcacacgcacacacacacaccacacacacacacacacacacacacacacacacacacacacacacacacacacacacaggagaagcACAGCAACAAGCCGCACTATATCTGCAGGAGGCTGAACTGCACCTACATGTGTttgagacaggaggaggggagaaaggagagagaagtcccctccacacccccaccacgacacacacatacacgcacacacacacacacacacacacacacacacacacacacacacacactctgccatcATCCGCTATTTTGCTGGCACTCTGCGGATGATGTCATGCAGCTGTCTGCTAGGTGGAGTGTCACGTGCACAGAGGGCTTCCCGCAAGTGCATGAGAACAGGGGAGGTCCCCAGCGGCAGGAGCCCGAACAAAGAGGTGCaagatggaggggggggggggggggtacgcaGAGGAACAGAAGATCCAGCTGCACAGAGAACCCCAAGGACAGGCACGAGCTACTGCTGAAAAGGATGGGTGTGGGGAtcaagagaggagagggggaggggctgaggggggGCGGGGacaagggggaggggctggggggtgGAGGCGGGGGCAAGGGGGAGGGGGACTAGAAAACAATATGCCTGCGAAGGCTTCATCACCGAGCAACTGGCTAGTGATGTCATCGGCAGCCAATGGGACGAGGCGGCTGCGTGAGGCTTCCTTCGCGTGATGCAGCTTCCAGGGAATATCTGACCGGCCCAATGCGGTCGGCCCGATCCATCACCCCCTCTCCTCCGGCCGCGCTGCATTTTAATACGGAGAAGGCAGCGTGGAACACTGAAGCACAAACGTTGAAGCCGCTGCGTCTCCCACGTCGATCACGTACACGCAGGATCGTCGACACCCCTCCGAGGTCGCTGCGTAAAGATGGCAACACGACGTTTCTCTCCAGACACGCGAGACGGAGATGAAGGTTCATGCTGATGACCTCATTCAATAATGCAGTTTAAAAACAGCTCATGATGCTGCACGACCAATCAAAAAGAACCTTTATAGCatttcaatgtgtgtgtgtgtggaactgtGCTGTAGAATtgaacacacaagcacactgcATATTTTGCTTGGTTAGTGGTGCAGGTCATAAGACGTACAAAACAAATTGGTACACATTCAATTGTTATTGATAATTGTCAATTAAATGCAAACTGAAACATTTGGTGGTTATATTGCTTTGATCTACCCTCACTGACCAGATTATTTCTTCAGTAAACTTAGTTACTTCATACACACTGAGATAAGTAGCCTATTGCACTTAGTTCACTATTTGCACGAGTATCCTTCTGGACTgtgttttcctggcacaagcCTGTATGCTCCTGTCACAAGATCCAGCAACTGCAAAGCCACTCCAACGCTGCACGAGCGAGAGAGTGTAGCACTTTATGTCCTAAACACTAGAATGTGAAGACTGAAAATGTTCCTCCAAATGTCCAAAACAGACATCAGGGGGTTAAAACCATCACAGCAGAAGACCagcaaatatataaatacataaaacacTTGATATTATTATAGCCACTATTTATTATTAGAAAACAACAAGCTATAATTTATTAGTATAGCCACGAtttattattatgtttattattatagctACTAAGATGTGATTGGGGGTTTAGTGTCTGTGGAGGTTTTCAGGAAGCGTCTGGTGCTGATGCAGATGTTGTTAGTTAGATGTTGCAGATGTTGTTAGTTGTGACCTCACTCATCCGCACTACAGGAGCATGACCTCACTCATCCCGCACTACAGGGGCATGACCTCACTCATCCCGCACTACAGGAGCATGACCTCACTCATCCCGCACTACAGGAGCATGACATCACTCATCCCGCACTACAGGGGCATGACCTCACTCATCCCGCACTACAGGGGCATGACCTCACTCATCCCGCACTACAGGAACATGACCTCACTCATCCCGCACTACAGGAGCATGACCTCACTCATCCCGCACTACAGGGGCATGACCTCACTCATCCCGCACTACAGGGGCATGACCTCACTCATCCCGCACTACAGGAGCATGACATCACTCATCCCGCACTACAGGAGCATGACCTCACTCATCCCGCACTACAGGGGCATGAACTCACTCATCCCGCACTACAGGAACATGACCTCGCTCATCCCGCACTACAGGAGCATGACCTCGCTCATCCCGCACTACAGGGGCATGACCTCGCTCATCCCGCACTACAGGAGCATGACCTCGCTCATCCCGCACTACAGGAGCATGACCTCGCTCATCCCGCACTACAGGGGCATGACCTCGCTCATCCCGCACTACAGGGGCATGACCTCACTCATCCCGCACTACAGGGGCATGACCTCACTCATCCCGCACTACAGGGGCATGACATCACTCATCCGCACTACAGGAACATGACCTCACTCATCCCGCACTACAGGAGCATGACCTCACTCATCCCGCACTACAGGAGCATGACCTCACTCATCCCGCACTACAGGACCATGACATCACTCATCCGCACTACAGGAACATGACCTCACTCATCCCGCACTACAGGAGCATGACCTCACTCATCCCGCACTACAGGAACATGACATCACTCATCCCGGACTACAGGAACATGACCTCACTCATCCCGCACTACAGGAGCATGACCTCACTCATCCCGCACTACAGGAACATGACATCACTCATCCCGCACTACAGGAGCATGACCTCACTCATCCCGCACTACAGGAGCATGACATCACTCATCCCGCACTACAGGAGCATGACATCACTCATCCCGCACTACAGGAGCATGACATCACCGTCCTAAACATTGGCCTCCAGTGCATCGCTGGGCCCcgcacccaaccacacaccctccacccaacaccacacccaccaacacagcCCCCCGCCACCAACACAgccccccaacaccaacacagccCCCAACACAGCACCCAACACCAAAGACAGccccccaacaaaaaacaatccaacCAAAGACCACCACAGTACCCAACACCATCCCATTACAGTGGTCTATCCTACAATACCCAACACAGCACAATCACACTCCACATTGCAGAGACCATTACAGGCACTAATGCATACAGATGTTCCTTAACATCAAAGGCCATTCACAGAGGAAGCTGAgagacaccagacccaacaaTGCAGACGAGCTGAAGGCCTCTATCAAATCAACCCAGacttccataacacctcagcagggCCACAGGCTGGTTGCAAACAGATCGAAATAGATCAGTTTGTCATGAATCCATATATGTGCACATAACTTTTTGCATTGAATTGCTGAAATAAATGGAActttctgattattattattattacacctGTAGGTTTATTATGCAAGTAACCTAGTTGTCCTGGTGTCGACTGCTTTGACCTAAAGTTACTCATGCTCCATAACAGGTCCTGGTCTCCCTGGTCCACGTTCTGTACGGGTTCTGCTCAACCACAGCTGTTCCTTCCACACCAACCATGTGTTGCACAGTACGACAGGCACCCAACATATACCAACTCGTTTAACACAAACGTGCTTAATGAACTGGAATCTTGCATGAAAACATGAACATGAATATACATATTTCACAAGGCTCGTCGACATCTTCTGGCAAGGAGGCGTATTTTTATGGCTTGGCGATGTTCTTTTATCCATTCTGTTCCCCGCGTCTCAGACACGCTGTTGCAGTAGGCGTCCTGACATTTCCTGACAGACTCAAATTCAGCGCTGGTTCATGTCACGACTCCTCTACATTCTGTTCTGAGAGATGCGTGTTCCtcgttctgagtgtgtgtgtgtgtgtgtgtgtgtgccagcaccaccaccacatctccATAAGGTAGGAGTAAAGTGAGAGGCCCGCGTTAAATACCACCGCCGCGTGACTCACTGCTGCTCGGCAGACGGCTGCCGTGGTTACCTTCTCTGtacgacccacacacacacacttcaggagATGAGTCACCCACGCAGATCCAAAAACACGGCGAAAAAGCATGAAAGAGCACGGGAATGCCACACCGCCCGTCTCCATGACAACATCACACGACCCACAGCGGCACCGTCAGCGTAGTCTTGAGTTTTGCCTTCCAGTCTTCACAGAGACACTTGCAGCTTTGCCATAAACAAAGGAAAGAGTTCCCATAGACTTGTGCCATTGTCTGAATAACACGTCTGACATGATGGCTGACTTTGTTCTCTAGTATGTGTACAAAGTTAATACAAGACATGTAGCATTCTCATGACCAGAAAGGTTTGAAGCTGTAAGCTGTTTGCTCTCTGCCCCAGTGTCATGTCATGcacgaggagggggggggggagctcgggcGCCCGCAAGCCCACGCCCTCCTCcgtcaccccccccaccacgagggtggaggagcagccgGGGAGCACTGGTGTCTCCACGCCAAGCCCGTCCAGGAACATCTGAAGGCAAAGCAGCGCAAACCTGAACACGGCACAGTGGAAACCCTGAACACCACGGCAGGAACTGCAGAACTCGGCACCTTACAGACAGACGGAAGCGCTTTtagataaaaaatatattttattgtctGGGTAAGAAAATCTAAATGTTGCAGTCCACACGTGAGCTTGGACAAGCGCAGTGATGCAGTGTGTGGTTTGGTTTGAACAAAGGACAGACACAGCGGGAGGAGAC contains:
- the stmn4l gene encoding stathmin-like 4, like isoform X1, which encodes MLANTSSRSEGRSGGDTHAAPQHPADESVKTDTPKPAYVTRKQRKMTLAAYKEKMRELPLVSLLCSCILPDPKDKPTKKTPQGVVDLNLCIIKDMEVIELNKRSSGQAFEVILRPPSFDGQREFHPTIPPRRDPSLEEIQKKLEAAEERRKVQEAELRKFLAEKREHERGVAQKALEEHNNFIKTAREKLEQRMEINKENREAHIAAMLDRLQEKEKHAEEVRRHKEQKDLDW
- the stmn4l gene encoding stathmin-like 4, like isoform X2, with the protein product MLANTSSRSEGRSGGDTHAAPQHPADESVKTDTPKPAYVTRKQRKMTLAAYKEKMRELPLVSLLCSCILPDPKDKPTKKTPQGVVDLNLCIIKDMEVIELNKRSSGQAFEVILRPPSFDGQREFHPTIPPRRDPSLEEIQKKLEAAEERRKVQEAELRKFLAEKREHERGVAQKALEEHNNFIKTAREKLEQRMEINKENREAHIAAMLDRLQEKEKHAEEVP